From the genome of Sulfurihydrogenibium subterraneum DSM 15120, one region includes:
- the murG gene encoding undecaprenyldiphospho-muramoylpentapeptide beta-N-acetylglucosaminyltransferase encodes MKTVFISGGGTGGHYYPALSVAQALKEKGYKVIYVGTDKGIEAKKGFAYADEVILLRMEAVRGRGLFGKVKGIYSLLKTTFKVKKLIKKEKPDFSICFGGYTSFPLGFASFLTKTPLYIHEQNSIPSYTNRLLSFFAKKIFITFHYTKKFFNPKKTFLTGMPLRKAIIEEAKNYIYTPTDKKTVLVVGGSQGSKKLSEITVNLAKTLPEIEFILIKGKWEVELPKLNNLTVYDYYENMQELYKKADLIVSRSGSGTVNEILAFGKYAIFIPYPYAASNHQFYNVKWLYDLGLCEIIEEKDLTQDTLKEKIKQSLNNDLLKLHQEIKKHSILSATEKIIEYIYRN; translated from the coding sequence ATGAAAACTGTTTTTATATCTGGTGGTGGAACAGGAGGACATTACTATCCTGCCTTATCTGTCGCACAGGCTTTAAAAGAAAAAGGTTATAAAGTAATATACGTAGGGACAGACAAAGGGATAGAAGCTAAAAAAGGTTTTGCCTACGCAGACGAAGTTATACTACTTAGAATGGAAGCTGTAAGAGGAAGAGGACTTTTTGGAAAAGTTAAAGGGATTTACTCTCTTTTAAAAACAACCTTTAAAGTAAAAAAGTTAATAAAAAAAGAAAAACCTGATTTTTCAATATGTTTTGGAGGATATACTTCTTTTCCTCTTGGATTTGCATCTTTTTTAACGAAAACTCCTTTATACATTCACGAGCAAAACTCTATCCCATCTTACACAAATCGTTTACTGTCTTTCTTTGCGAAAAAAATATTTATAACTTTCCATTACACAAAGAAATTTTTTAATCCTAAAAAAACATTTTTAACAGGAATGCCCCTTAGAAAAGCCATAATAGAAGAAGCTAAAAATTATATCTACACACCTACAGATAAAAAAACTGTTTTAGTTGTAGGAGGAAGTCAAGGGTCTAAAAAGCTATCTGAAATAACTGTAAACCTTGCAAAAACTCTACCAGAAATTGAATTTATCTTGATAAAAGGCAAGTGGGAAGTTGAGTTGCCAAAACTTAATAATCTAACTGTTTACGATTACTACGAAAACATGCAGGAGCTGTATAAAAAGGCGGACTTAATCGTATCACGAAGCGGGTCTGGAACTGTAAACGAGATTTTAGCCTTTGGAAAGTACGCTATATTTATACCTTATCCTTACGCAGCTTCTAACCATCAGTTTTATAACGTTAAATGGCTTTATGATTTAGGTTTGTGTGAGATAATTGAGGAGAAAGATTTAACGCAGGACACATTAAAGGAAAAGATAAAGCAGTCTTTAAACAACGATTTGTTAAAACTACACCAAGAAATAAAGAAACACTCTATCCTCTCTGCAACAGAGAAGATTATTGAGTATATTTATAGAAATTAA
- the dnaJ gene encoding molecular chaperone DnaJ yields MAEKKDYYEILGVSRNATQDEIKKAYRKLARQYHPDLNPNNKKEAEEKFKEITEAYQVLSDPEKRKIYDQFGHAGLSGSYQDFSKQYRYQDIGGINIEDLFEDLDDIFGFGFGKRKSSRQQRRQTYYQPENGADIYQTVTISLEDAYNGTTLELEVPRYVICEACGGTGEKAGSEAKVCPTCGGTGEVYQNLGGFLRLSQTCPTCGGKGVIQEPCEVCNGRGLVIKKEIVKVRVPPGVDNGSKLRVPGKGHSGRFGGVPGDLWIVINVKPHYLFERKGDNIYLKVNLSVAEAIEGTSLEVPLINGKTEKVEIKPGTQPGDKIRLYGKGMPRLKQSGYGDLVVEVNVVILSIKELSKDAKKCVNKLKEEQKITNRFYKSKLEV; encoded by the coding sequence ATGGCAGAGAAAAAAGATTATTATGAAATTTTAGGCGTTAGCAGGAATGCAACTCAAGATGAGATAAAAAAAGCGTACAGAAAACTTGCAAGACAGTACCATCCAGACTTAAACCCTAACAACAAAAAAGAAGCTGAAGAGAAGTTTAAAGAAATAACAGAAGCTTATCAAGTTTTATCTGACCCTGAAAAAAGGAAAATTTACGACCAGTTTGGCCATGCAGGATTAAGTGGTAGCTATCAAGACTTTTCAAAACAGTATCGTTATCAAGATATAGGTGGAATAAATATTGAAGATTTATTTGAAGATTTAGACGATATATTTGGTTTTGGATTTGGAAAAAGAAAAAGCTCAAGACAACAAAGAAGACAGACTTACTATCAACCAGAAAACGGTGCGGATATATACCAAACTGTTACAATATCCCTTGAAGATGCATACAACGGTACAACCTTAGAGTTAGAAGTTCCAAGATACGTAATATGTGAAGCCTGCGGTGGAACTGGAGAAAAAGCAGGGTCAGAAGCAAAAGTTTGCCCAACTTGTGGTGGAACAGGAGAAGTATATCAAAATTTAGGTGGATTTTTAAGACTGTCTCAAACCTGTCCAACCTGTGGAGGAAAAGGTGTAATCCAAGAGCCTTGTGAAGTTTGCAACGGTAGAGGCCTTGTTATAAAGAAAGAAATAGTAAAAGTCAGAGTTCCACCAGGAGTTGACAATGGCTCTAAATTAAGAGTTCCCGGTAAAGGACACAGTGGAAGATTTGGCGGTGTACCAGGAGATTTATGGATTGTAATAAATGTTAAACCTCACTATCTCTTTGAAAGAAAAGGAGATAACATTTACTTAAAGGTAAATCTTTCTGTAGCAGAAGCGATAGAAGGCACAAGTTTAGAAGTACCTCTAATAAATGGAAAAACAGAAAAAGTTGAAATAAAACCCGGAACACAACCCGGCGATAAGATAAGACTTTACGGTAAAGGTATGCCAAGACTAAAACAGTCTGGATACGGAGATTTAGTTGTAGAAGTAAACGTTGTAATTCTTTCAATAAAAGAACTATCAAAAGATGCTAAAAAATGTGTAAACAAACTTAAAGAAGAACAAAAAATAACAAATAGATTTTATAAATCCAAGTTAGAGGTTTAG
- a CDS encoding 50S ribosomal protein L11 methyltransferase, producing MKKYICEIASELFEIFLVELNGYGVEILNKDENLTLFAIYDYDKETILNIFEDLGSGKIVLEEEIKEEDWEEKWKENFKTIEIPPFIVIPEWEVYQGNDLIPIKLKIAMAFGTGLHPSTQIMLSLIPKYVSQGDKVIDVGCGTGILSIASAKLGAEVDAIDIEKEAVEECKINSWENEVKVNCWQASIEDIKNSYDIVLSNLQMEIFDKYFDRLKNLFKKYWLISGIFKDEKDKILKMAEDNGLEVVEIKSKPEEGKPDDLWHGFVIKHK from the coding sequence ATGAAAAAGTATATATGTGAGATAGCTTCGGAATTATTTGAAATATTCTTAGTAGAACTAAATGGATACGGTGTTGAAATTTTAAACAAAGATGAAAATTTAACACTTTTTGCAATTTATGATTATGATAAAGAAACTATACTCAATATTTTTGAAGATTTAGGCAGTGGAAAAATAGTTTTAGAAGAAGAGATAAAAGAAGAAGACTGGGAAGAAAAGTGGAAAGAAAACTTTAAAACTATAGAAATTCCACCTTTTATAGTAATTCCTGAGTGGGAAGTCTATCAAGGAAATGATTTAATTCCTATAAAATTAAAAATAGCTATGGCTTTTGGAACAGGACTACACCCTTCTACTCAGATTATGCTATCTTTAATCCCAAAGTATGTGTCCCAAGGAGATAAAGTTATTGATGTTGGATGTGGAACAGGAATTTTGTCTATAGCTTCAGCAAAACTTGGAGCAGAAGTAGATGCAATAGATATAGAGAAGGAAGCTGTAGAAGAGTGTAAGATAAACAGCTGGGAGAATGAGGTAAAAGTAAACTGCTGGCAAGCAAGTATAGAAGATATTAAAAACAGCTATGATATTGTATTGTCAAATCTTCAAATGGAGATTTTTGATAAGTACTTTGATAGACTAAAAAATCTGTTTAAAAAATACTGGTTAATCTCTGGAATATTTAAGGACGAAAAAGATAAAATATTAAAGATGGCTGAAGATAATGGGTTAGAGGTTGTTGAGATAAAATCAAAACCAGAAGAAGGAAAGCCCGATGACCTATGGCACGGATTTGTTATCAAACATAAATAA
- the panB gene encoding 3-methyl-2-oxobutanoate hydroxymethyltransferase, with the protein MKDITQFFKAKELGQKITMISTYDYWSAKLCEESGIDAILVGDSLGMVIQGNNSTLPVSLDEMIYHAKAVRKGAPNTFIVVDMPFMSYHTSVEEAVKNAGRVIKESGSNAVKLEGAGIVLEITKKLVSIGIPVMGHLGLTPQFINLFGGYKVQGKTIDSRKRILEDAQALEESGAFSIVLEAVPSDLAKTITDSLKIPTIGIGAGKDTDGQVLVFHDLIGIFEKTPKFVKRYLEAGKLIKQALSSYNQEVKDGKFPTDEYSY; encoded by the coding sequence TTGAAAGACATTACACAGTTTTTTAAAGCAAAAGAGTTAGGGCAAAAAATAACTATGATATCTACCTATGACTACTGGTCTGCAAAACTCTGTGAAGAATCTGGAATAGATGCCATTCTTGTTGGAGATTCTCTTGGGATGGTAATTCAAGGCAACAACTCAACTCTGCCAGTATCATTAGATGAAATGATTTATCACGCTAAAGCTGTTAGAAAAGGAGCTCCAAACACTTTTATAGTTGTAGATATGCCATTTATGAGTTATCACACCTCAGTAGAAGAAGCTGTTAAAAATGCAGGTAGAGTAATAAAAGAATCAGGATCAAACGCAGTTAAGTTAGAAGGAGCTGGAATAGTTTTAGAAATCACAAAAAAATTAGTATCCATAGGAATACCAGTAATGGGACATTTAGGATTAACGCCGCAATTTATAAACCTCTTTGGAGGCTACAAAGTCCAAGGTAAAACCATAGACAGTAGAAAAAGAATATTAGAAGATGCACAAGCATTAGAAGAATCTGGAGCTTTTTCTATAGTGTTAGAAGCTGTCCCGTCAGATTTAGCAAAAACAATAACAGATAGCTTAAAAATACCTACCATAGGCATAGGAGCTGGAAAAGATACAGATGGACAAGTACTTGTTTTCCACGACCTGATAGGAATATTTGAAAAAACACCTAAGTTTGTAAAAAGATACCTTGAAGCAGGCAAACTAATAAAACAGGCTCTATCTTCCTACAATCAAGAGGTAAAAGATGGAAAATTTCCAACAGATGAATACTCATATTAA
- a CDS encoding phosphoribosyltransferase, with protein sequence MRIFKDREEAGKLLGEFLKSINFDKENTIILAIPRGGVPVAYQVAKTLNIPFLLVIVKKLAPLSDPEAAFGAIAPDGTVYVDEYLMRYMGVKEEELEIVKEKALSEINRRIKDYLKNKEPDVKGKDVIIIDDGIATGYTAMVAGMYAKKKGAKRVYLAVPVCPTDAINRVRNVFDDVFCLHQVEAIFFAVGSYYQDFHQLTDEEMLRYIQA encoded by the coding sequence ATGAGAATATTTAAAGATAGAGAAGAAGCAGGAAAGCTTTTGGGAGAGTTTTTAAAAAGTATCAACTTTGATAAAGAAAACACTATAATTTTAGCTATTCCAAGAGGTGGAGTCCCAGTTGCCTACCAAGTAGCAAAAACTTTAAACATACCATTTTTATTGGTAATAGTAAAGAAGTTAGCACCTTTATCTGACCCTGAGGCTGCATTTGGAGCTATAGCACCCGATGGTACAGTTTATGTAGATGAATATCTAATGAGATATATGGGAGTAAAAGAAGAAGAGTTAGAAATTGTTAAGGAAAAAGCACTCTCAGAAATAAATAGGAGAATTAAAGATTATTTAAAAAACAAAGAACCTGATGTAAAAGGTAAAGATGTCATCATTATAGATGACGGGATAGCAACTGGCTATACAGCAATGGTCGCTGGAATGTACGCAAAGAAAAAGGGGGCAAAAAGAGTATATTTAGCAGTTCCTGTTTGTCCTACAGACGCTATAAACAGGGTTAGAAACGTTTTTGACGATGTATTTTGTTTACACCAAGTAGAAGCTATATTTTTTGCAGTAGGGTCTTATTACCAAGATTTTCATCAATTAACAGATGAAGAGATGTTAAGATATATACAAGCTTAA
- the deoC gene encoding deoxyribose-phosphate aldolase, which yields MTYGTDLLSNINKYIDHSVLKPYITYQEVEDHCIKALEYQFASICINPFHVKICSQILKNSTVSVCSVVGFPLGLNTIDIKIKEALQSIEDGSRELDIVWNISAFKSKDYKYVEQELKEIIKNTPNIIHKVIVETAYLSQEEKKIALDIVINAGAEYIKTSTGFADKGADLQDVLMWKELAGKKIKIKASGGIKDLKTALEFIKAGCDRIGTSSGIEIVKEVRDVLRGDSEKTY from the coding sequence ATGACCTATGGCACGGATTTGTTATCAAACATAAATAAGTACATAGACCATTCAGTATTAAAACCATACATAACCTATCAAGAAGTTGAAGATCACTGTATCAAAGCTTTGGAATACCAATTTGCATCAATTTGTATAAACCCTTTTCATGTTAAAATCTGTAGTCAAATACTAAAAAACTCTACAGTATCTGTCTGTAGTGTTGTAGGGTTTCCTCTGGGGCTAAACACAATAGATATAAAAATTAAAGAAGCTCTACAGTCTATAGAAGACGGCTCAAGAGAGCTTGATATAGTCTGGAACATATCAGCCTTTAAAAGCAAAGATTATAAATATGTAGAACAAGAGTTAAAAGAAATAATAAAAAATACGCCAAACATTATCCATAAAGTGATTGTTGAAACAGCTTACTTGAGCCAAGAAGAAAAGAAAATAGCTTTAGATATAGTAATAAATGCCGGAGCTGAATACATTAAAACAAGTACAGGTTTTGCTGATAAAGGAGCTGATTTGCAAGATGTTTTAATGTGGAAAGAGTTAGCTGGCAAAAAGATAAAAATAAAAGCATCAGGTGGAATAAAAGATTTAAAAACAGCTTTAGAGTTTATAAAAGCAGGATGTGATAGAATAGGAACAAGTAGTGGTATAGAGATAGTTAAGGAGGTCAGGGATGTACTCAGAGGAGACTCAGAAAAAACTTATTGA
- a CDS encoding heat shock protein transcriptional repressor HspR → MKDRRKEPLYMIGTVAKMYNIHPQTLRLYEKEGLIVPSRTKGKTRMYSEEDLDRLEFILFLTREMGVNLAGVDAILRMKQQIEELQNQIQLLLTKIQEEIREKYINDQTQQQNALVQLPKVEIMKIEEYIYKKYKKKKGDK, encoded by the coding sequence ATGAAGGACAGAAGAAAAGAACCTTTATATATGATAGGAACAGTTGCAAAGATGTACAACATCCATCCTCAAACCCTAAGACTTTACGAAAAAGAAGGGCTCATCGTTCCTTCACGGACAAAAGGTAAAACAAGAATGTACTCAGAAGAAGACTTAGATAGACTTGAGTTTATACTGTTTTTAACAAGAGAGATGGGTGTTAACCTTGCCGGAGTAGATGCAATTCTTAGAATGAAACAACAGATAGAAGAACTTCAAAACCAGATACAGCTTCTTTTAACAAAAATTCAAGAAGAGATTAGAGAAAAGTACATAAACGACCAAACCCAGCAACAAAACGCTTTAGTTCAGCTTCCAAAAGTAGAAATAATGAAGATAGAAGAGTATATTTATAAAAAGTATAAAAAGAAAAAGGGTGATAAATGA
- the murD gene encoding UDP-N-acetylmuramoyl-L-alanine--D-glutamate ligase, with amino-acid sequence MILIYGKGKTGLAVKKFLDEKKIENVIIDDQDSLTNLNPQLIIVSPGIPFYHRIYKFARKNKIPIISDVEYACSFFKGDIIGITGTDGKTTTTSLVYEIFKNLSGKSVFVGGNYGVPFIEADNKTEIAVLELSSFQLYSTKRFKPKIAVILNISKDHLDWHKKMKHYILSKFKIFKNQQEEDYLVLNYDDNCLRQVKAKSQIYYFSLNQLPEDKKGIYLKGIEGSREYRLVLQEKEKIEFKVKTLLVGLHNLQNVMASLLVSYLYGLDLDSVLKVIQEFKPLPHRIEFVSSINGISFYNDSKATTVQAVEKAIDSFDKNVILILGGINKGGDFSALSDKLKQKVKKAIIIGRDKEQIKSMIENYTQVELADSLEDAVIKSYNNAEKGDTVILSPGCASFDMFKSYADRGNQYISIVKSLESKNG; translated from the coding sequence ATGATACTAATTTACGGAAAAGGGAAAACTGGCTTAGCGGTAAAAAAGTTTTTAGACGAAAAAAAGATAGAAAATGTAATAATAGATGACCAAGATAGTCTAACAAACTTAAATCCACAGCTTATAATAGTTTCTCCTGGCATTCCCTTTTATCACAGGATTTATAAATTTGCAAGAAAAAATAAAATCCCGATAATCTCAGATGTAGAGTATGCTTGTAGCTTCTTTAAAGGAGACATTATCGGAATAACAGGAACAGATGGTAAAACTACCACTACGTCGCTAGTGTATGAGATTTTTAAAAATCTATCTGGAAAAAGTGTTTTTGTAGGGGGAAATTACGGAGTACCTTTTATAGAAGCGGATAATAAAACCGAAATTGCAGTATTGGAACTGTCTTCTTTTCAACTTTACTCTACCAAAAGATTTAAACCTAAAATAGCGGTTATACTAAACATATCAAAAGACCACCTTGATTGGCATAAAAAGATGAAACATTACATTCTTTCAAAGTTTAAAATTTTTAAAAATCAACAAGAGGAAGATTATCTTGTTTTAAACTACGATGACAACTGTCTAAGACAAGTAAAAGCAAAAAGTCAGATTTACTACTTTTCATTAAATCAGCTTCCAGAGGACAAAAAAGGGATTTACCTAAAAGGTATTGAAGGGTCAAGAGAATACAGACTTGTACTTCAAGAAAAAGAAAAAATAGAGTTTAAAGTTAAAACTTTACTGGTAGGACTTCACAACCTTCAAAACGTAATGGCATCTTTACTTGTATCTTATCTGTATGGACTGGATTTAGATAGTGTATTAAAAGTTATTCAAGAGTTTAAACCTCTTCCCCACAGGATAGAGTTTGTAAGTAGTATAAACGGTATTTCTTTTTATAACGACTCAAAAGCTACCACAGTCCAAGCAGTTGAAAAGGCAATAGACAGCTTTGATAAAAACGTAATACTGATTTTAGGCGGTATAAACAAAGGAGGAGACTTTTCTGCTTTATCAGACAAGTTAAAACAAAAAGTAAAAAAAGCCATAATCATAGGAAGAGACAAAGAACAGATAAAAAGTATGATAGAAAATTACACTCAGGTAGAACTTGCAGACAGTTTAGAAGATGCTGTAATAAAAAGCTACAATAATGCCGAAAAAGGAGATACTGTAATACTATCTCCAGGGTGTGCAAGTTTTGATATGTTTAAAAGTTATGCTGACAGAGGAAATCAGTATATAAGTATCGTAAAAAGTTTGGAAAGTAAAAATGGTTAG
- the ligA gene encoding NAD-dependent DNA ligase LigA, with product MYSEETQKKLIEKTREFLSLDIKSIDRKKAESIVEDLREVIRFHDWRYYVLAQPVISDYEYDKLFKLLKDIESKYSDLITPDSPTQRVPSEITKVFPQVRHLTPMLSLDNSYNEADLRDFDRRVRELTGLEKVEYAVEPKFDGAGISLIYEKDLFKRGATRGDGEVGEDITNNLKVIKSIPLSAKFSTYGIDKVEIRGEVLIRKDIFKKINEERLEEGLPLFANPRNAAAGSIRLQDPKEVATRGLEAFVYQITYAEKDGKNLLGSVLKKHSENIKMLHLFGFKTPYEVLKVCAGIDEVIDYCKEWERKRDTYPYEIDGMVIKVNDISLYEKLGFTSHHPRWAIAFKFKARQATTKILDVVFQVGRTGAITPVAKLQPVEIGGVIVSSVSLFNEDFIREKDIRIGDTVLVERAGDVIPYIVMVIKEARTGNEKPIEFPKNCPSCSSPLVKPIGEAVWRCVNINCPTQVIERIIHFTSKDAMDIKGLSEATVKKFYKIKLLKSIPDIYRLDFKIIKNLQGFGEKSANNLKQAIEESKNRPLYRLIYGLGIRYVGEVTAKTLASAVNCLEDLKNFTITDLMKLPDIGDKIAAEIYNFFHNQQNLKMIQELKELGVNVCNPKEEKKGKLASLNFVFTGTLKCCSREKAKEIVESLGGNVLDTVSKKVHYLVVGEDPGSKLQKAQKIGTIKIINEEEFLKMIGQQ from the coding sequence ATGTACTCAGAGGAGACTCAGAAAAAACTTATTGAGAAAACAAGAGAGTTTTTAAGCCTTGATATAAAATCAATAGATAGAAAAAAAGCAGAAAGTATTGTAGAAGATTTAAGAGAAGTTATAAGGTTTCATGACTGGAGGTATTACGTTTTAGCACAGCCTGTAATATCTGATTATGAGTATGATAAACTTTTTAAACTTTTAAAGGACATAGAAAGTAAGTATTCTGATTTAATAACTCCAGACTCTCCTACGCAAAGAGTTCCATCTGAAATAACAAAAGTATTCCCACAGGTAAGACACCTTACACCAATGTTATCTTTAGATAACTCATACAATGAAGCTGACTTAAGAGATTTTGACAGGAGAGTAAGGGAGCTTACAGGACTTGAAAAAGTTGAGTACGCAGTTGAACCAAAGTTTGATGGAGCTGGAATATCTCTTATCTACGAAAAAGACCTTTTTAAAAGGGGAGCTACACGAGGAGACGGAGAAGTAGGAGAAGACATAACAAACAACCTAAAAGTAATTAAATCTATTCCTTTATCGGCAAAGTTTTCAACCTACGGTATAGATAAAGTTGAAATAAGAGGAGAAGTTTTAATAAGAAAAGACATCTTTAAGAAGATAAATGAAGAAAGACTCGAAGAAGGTTTACCCCTTTTTGCCAATCCCAGAAACGCAGCTGCTGGTTCAATTAGATTACAAGACCCTAAAGAAGTAGCAACAAGAGGACTTGAAGCTTTTGTTTATCAAATAACCTATGCTGAAAAAGACGGTAAAAACTTACTTGGAAGTGTTTTAAAAAAACATTCTGAAAATATAAAGATGCTACATTTATTTGGATTTAAAACACCTTACGAGGTTTTAAAAGTATGCGCTGGTATTGATGAAGTAATAGACTACTGTAAAGAGTGGGAAAGAAAAAGGGATACCTACCCTTATGAAATTGATGGAATGGTTATTAAAGTAAATGATATTAGCCTTTATGAAAAATTAGGATTTACTTCACACCATCCAAGATGGGCTATAGCTTTTAAATTTAAAGCAAGACAAGCCACAACAAAAATATTAGACGTAGTGTTTCAAGTAGGAAGAACAGGAGCTATAACACCAGTTGCAAAATTACAACCAGTAGAGATAGGTGGCGTAATCGTTTCATCTGTATCACTTTTTAACGAAGATTTTATAAGAGAAAAAGATATAAGAATAGGAGATACAGTTTTAGTAGAAAGGGCTGGAGATGTAATACCTTATATAGTTATGGTTATAAAAGAAGCAAGAACAGGAAATGAAAAACCTATAGAGTTTCCAAAAAACTGTCCTTCCTGCAGTTCACCACTTGTTAAACCAATAGGAGAGGCTGTTTGGAGATGTGTTAATATAAATTGTCCTACACAAGTAATTGAAAGAATCATTCATTTTACTTCAAAAGATGCAATGGATATAAAAGGACTTTCAGAAGCTACAGTTAAAAAGTTTTATAAAATTAAACTTTTAAAAAGTATTCCAGATATTTACAGGCTTGATTTTAAAATTATAAAAAATCTTCAAGGATTTGGAGAAAAGTCAGCAAACAATTTAAAACAGGCAATAGAAGAATCAAAAAATAGACCTTTATACAGACTTATATACGGCCTTGGTATAAGGTATGTAGGAGAAGTTACTGCAAAAACCTTAGCATCTGCTGTAAACTGTTTAGAAGACCTTAAAAATTTCACAATAACAGATTTAATGAAGCTTCCTGATATTGGTGATAAAATCGCAGCTGAAATTTATAACTTTTTCCATAACCAGCAAAACTTAAAAATGATACAAGAGCTAAAAGAGTTAGGCGTTAACGTATGTAATCCTAAAGAAGAAAAGAAAGGTAAGTTGGCAAGTTTAAACTTTGTGTTTACAGGGACATTAAAATGTTGTAGTAGAGAAAAGGCAAAAGAAATTGTAGAAAGTTTAGGAGGAAATGTCCTTGACACAGTATCTAAGAAAGTCCATTACTTGGTAGTAGGAGAAGACCCAGGAAGTAAGCTACAAAAAGCACAAAAAATAGGAACTATAAAGATTATTAACGAAGAAGAGTTTTTAAAAATGATTGGTCAACAATGA
- the ftsW gene encoding putative lipid II flippase FtsW: MVRSFYIDWALFISFALLVIIGLVAIYSATYTATSDPFYYLKRHILSLIIATIGLIVAFSIPIDFWKKNAYLIFIISIILLIVVLILPSDGTGTKRWINLGLFKFQPSEFVKFATVLFIAKYLSRKEDKLDSFEPVVVIYFIVGLIGLLVAVEPHKGAALFLFILTGLILFSSPLKVRYVLTPVFFIIPVFVMFFILKSNYAFNRLKGWLNPDPSSKEGYQPYQAMLSFAKGGPFGEGIGMGTQKLNYLPEIHTDYIFSLLGEETGLIGTSLVIFLFFIILYRGVKISLEKEDLFTQVLGLGITYIITLNAVFHMFVNLNLFPSTGFTLPFISYGGSSLLMSFVYIGILLRISKEPVKVSFVKRK, translated from the coding sequence ATGGTTAGAAGTTTTTATATAGATTGGGCTTTATTTATATCTTTTGCTTTACTTGTTATAATAGGTTTAGTTGCCATCTACAGTGCTACTTATACCGCTACTTCTGACCCGTTTTACTATCTTAAAAGACACATTCTCTCTTTGATAATTGCAACAATTGGTTTAATCGTTGCTTTTTCTATTCCTATAGATTTTTGGAAAAAAAATGCTTACCTTATATTTATAATTTCTATTATCCTTTTGATAGTTGTTTTGATTTTACCATCTGACGGAACAGGAACAAAAAGATGGATAAACTTAGGCTTGTTTAAGTTTCAACCTTCAGAGTTTGTAAAGTTTGCCACTGTCTTGTTTATAGCCAAGTATTTATCACGGAAAGAAGATAAGTTAGACAGTTTTGAACCTGTTGTTGTTATATACTTTATTGTTGGATTGATAGGGCTACTTGTGGCAGTTGAGCCACACAAGGGAGCTGCGCTTTTTCTATTTATTCTTACAGGTTTGATTCTTTTTTCATCTCCTTTAAAGGTTAGATACGTTTTAACACCTGTATTTTTTATTATTCCTGTTTTTGTGATGTTTTTTATATTAAAAAGTAATTATGCTTTCAACAGACTAAAAGGCTGGCTTAACCCTGACCCATCTTCAAAAGAAGGATATCAGCCATATCAGGCTATGTTATCCTTTGCAAAAGGAGGACCTTTTGGAGAAGGAATAGGAATGGGAACTCAAAAGTTAAACTACCTTCCAGAGATTCATACAGACTACATATTTTCCCTTTTAGGAGAAGAAACAGGATTGATAGGAACTTCTTTGGTTATATTTCTATTTTTTATTATCTTATACAGAGGTGTTAAAATCTCTTTAGAAAAAGAAGACCTTTTTACACAGGTTTTAGGTTTAGGAATAACTTACATTATCACTTTAAATGCAGTGTTTCACATGTTTGTAAATCTTAACCTTTTTCCTTCTACTGGGTTTACACTGCCTTTTATAAGTTATGGAGGGTCTTCTCTTTTAATGTCTTTTGTTTATATTGGCATACTTTTAAGAATATCTAAAGAACCTGTAAAAGTAAGTTTTGTAAAGAGGAAATGA